The stretch of DNA GCACGTTGACACGCAGGTCCGCGGGAGTGCCCCGGCGGCGATTCCGGTGGGTGTCGAGTTCGATGTCAATTTGTATGCCGCCGATGCGTCAATTCGGTGGGATGAGACCCCGGTTCGGACTGTGCGGGTGCGCGGTGGCGAATCGGGTAACTACAGTTTCGCCGGGTTGTCGCGTGGCACTGTTTATCGTGTGGGGGTGGCAGCGGTTGTGACCAACGGCATCCGTTACCATGACGAATTTTGGCCGCGCAAGGGGTCGATGAAGGCCGCCGAGGTGTTGTACCCGCCCGGAGGAAATGCGGCACTGTCGAATCTGAACTTCTCGATGATCGCCCGGAACAGTGCGGCGAATCTGACTGGGCGTGTGACGAACCAGGCGAATGTGCCGTTGGGGATTCCGATCGAGGTGACCCTGTATGACGTGCAAGACACGTCGTTGGGTGATGAGGCCATGGGCGCGATCGAGCGTGTGACGACGGTCAACGGCAGTTATGGCTTCGATGTGCCGCGAGACGCTCGATACAAGTTGTCGTTCCGTGATCTTTCCCGTGCCGAAACGGCCCTCGCGTGGAGTGTGTATCCGGCGCCGACACGAGAGTTCATCCAGGCTGGTGGGGCGAGTGCGGTTGACGTGGGTGCGGTCAAGCTCGCACCGGGCGTGTCAATTTCGGGCACGGTCAACACGCGGACCGCGGGCGGCGTTGCCCCGATCCCGGCCGGCGTTGATTTTTCGGTGGAGCTTTATGAGCGCTACAGCACGATGGGTTGGTACACGGGCCGCATCGTCGCACCGGAGATCGCGAATCTGGGCACGGCTGGCACGTACCGGTTTGTCGGACTTCCGGCGGGGCAGTACACCGTTGGCTTTACGAATGCGAAAACCAGCAGCGGAAACTATGACCCGCAGGTGTGGAACAACGTGAGCTTCATTGGTGATGCGAGTGCCGTCTACGTCAGCGCTGGCGGCCGTGCAACGGGCATCAACGCCTCGATGGTGGTGCGGCCTCTGCCCTCGGTGAGCCCCGCGACCCCGACCATCACCGGCACTCTCATCGATGGCCAGACCCTCACCGCGCAGGCGGGCGTCTGGAAGCCGACAGGTGTGGCGGTGAGCCAGCAGTGGCTGCGCGGGGGCAACCCGATCTCTGGAGCAACCGCGGCGAGCTACACTCTCACGGCGGCAGATGTCGGCAGTCGGATCAGCGTGATCGTCACCGGGAGCATGACGGGATACACCACGGCGTCGCAGACCTCGACCGAGACGGCATCCATCGCCGCGAAGCCGATCCCGTTGCCGATGACTGGGCCGACCCCGACCATCACAGGAATACTCGCCAACGGCAAGGTGCTGACGCTGAAACCAGGCGTCTGGAATCCCAAGACCGCCAAACTGACTCAGCAATGGCTGCGTGACGGAAGCCCGATTACCGGGGCGACGAAGATCAAGTACACGCTGACGGCGGCGGATGTTGGCCGACAGATCAGCGCAGTCGTCACCGGCACCCGGGCCGGCTACGTCACGACGACGATGACATCGGTGCCGACGACTCTGATCGCCGCCAGGCCTTTTACCGCAGCTCCGAGGCCCACGATCACGGGGACTCGTACCGAGGGCAGCGTGCTGACCGCGAAAGTGGGTCTGTGGAAGCCGGCTGGCGCAGCACTGACCCAGCAGTGGCTGCGCAACGGAGTTGCGATTGCCGGTGCAACGGAGCGGACCTACCCCCTCACGACTGACGATATCGGCAGCCAGATCAGCGTGGCCGTGAGCGGATCGCTCGCGGGGTATGCCACGGCGACGACAACCTCGGTTTTGACCCCGAAGATCGCCCCGAAGCCCCTGCCCAACCTCACCGCGGTGACACCGACGATCTCGGGTACACGGGCGAATGGCAAGGTTCTGACGGCGAACGTCGGCGCGTGGAAGCCCACGACCGTCACACTCACTCAGAAGTGGTTGCGCAACGGTGTCGCGATTGCCGGGGCGACGTCGAAGACCTACACGCTGACGGCGGCGGATGTCGGGAGAAAGATCAGCGTTGCCGTCACGGGAAGTCTGGCCGGTTACACAACGGCGACCAAGACTTCGGTGGCGACGGTGAATATCGCCAAGTAGGCGGTCGAAGCAGTGTTGTTTTCCTTCGTGAGCAGTGAACGGCCGTCGCGTTTTCGGGTATTTGCTGGGGTGGCGCTGGCTTTGGCGCTGTCGCTGGGTTTCATTGTGGCGCCGGCGCCGGATGCGGCCATGGCCGCGTCGGCCTTGACGATTTCTGGGCACGTTGACACGCAGGTCCGGGGGAGTGCCCCGGCGGCGATTCCGGTGGGTGTCGAGTTCGATGTCAATTTGTATGCCGCCGATGCGTCAATTCGGTGGGATGAGACCCCGGTTCGGTCTGTGCGGGTGCGCGGTGGTGAATCGGGGAACTACAGTTTCGCCGGGTTGTCGCGTGGCACTGTTTATCGTGTGGGGGTGGCGGCGGTTGTGACCAACGGCATCCGTTACCATGACGAATTTTGGCCGCGCAAGGGGTCGATGAAAGCCGCCGAGGTGTTGTACCCGCCCGGAGGTAATGCGGCACTGTCGAATCTGAACTTCTCGATGATCGCCCGGAACAGCGCGGCGAATCTCACCGGGCGTGTGACGAACCAGGCGAATGTGCCGTTGGGGATTCCGATCGAGGTGACCCTGTATGACGTGCAAGACACGTCGTTGGGTGATGAGGCCATGGGCGCGATCGAGCGTGTGACGACGGTCAACGGCAGTTATGGCTTCGATGTGCCGCGAGACGCTCGATACAAGTTGTCGTTCCGTGATCTTTCCCGTGCTGAAACGGCGCTCGCGTGGAGTGTGTATCCGGCGCCGAGCCGGGAGTTCATCCAGGCTGGTGGGGCGAGTGCGGTGGACGTGGGTGCGGTCAAGCTCGCGCCGGGCGTGTCAATTTCGGGCACGGTCAACACGCGGACCGCGGGCGGCGTTGCCCCGATCCCGGCCGGCGTTGATTTTTCGGTGGAGCTTTATGAGCGCTACAGCACGATGGGTTGGTACACGGGCCGCATCGTCGCCCCGGAGATCGCGAATCTGGGCACGGCTGGCACGTACCGGTTTGTCGGCCTTCCGGCGGGGCAGTACACCGTTGGCTTTACGAAGGCTAAAACCAGCAGCGGAAACTACGACCCGCAGGTGTGGAACAACGTGAGCTTCATTGGTGATGCGAGTGCCGTCTACGTCAGCGCCGGCGGCCGTGCAACGGGCATCAACGCCTCGATGGTGGACAACGCACCCCTTCCTCCGGTGACCGGGGTGACCCCAACCATCACGGGAACTCTCATCGACGGTCAGATTCTGACAGCGAACGTCGGCACCTGGCAGCCTGCGAACGCCACGATAACCCAGCGCTGGCAGCGGGATGGCACCGTAATTTCGGGCGCTACGTCGACGAAATACACTCTGACAGCGGCGGATGTCGGCAGCCAGATCAGCGTGGACGTCACGGGTTCACGCGTCGGATATGGCACGGTGACCAAGGTCTCCGCACCCACCGCAACGATTGCGGCGAAGCTGGGTACGCCGACACCCACGCCGACGCCGACGCCGACTGCGACGCCGACTCCGACTGCGACGCCGACTCCGACTCCGACTGCGACGCCGACTCCGACTCCGACTGCGACGCCGACGCCCACGCCCACGCCGACACCCACGCCGACTGCGACGCCGACGCCGACTGCGACGCCGACGCCGACTGCGACGCCGACGCCGACTGCGACGCCGACGCCGACTGCGACGCCGACTCCGACGCCCACGCCCACGCCGACACCCACGCCGACTCCGACGCCGGCCCCGTGGAGTCCCGTCGTCACGCGCATTTCGGGTGAGGATCGGTATGCGACGGCCGTTGCGATCTCGCGCGCTGGTTTCGCGACGTCGGCTCCGGTCGTTTACATTGTGACGGGCACGAACTACCCGGATGCGCTCGGGGCGGCCCCGGCGGCGACGAAGGAGGGTGGGCCGTTGCTTTTGACGCAGCCGACCGAGCTTCCGGCGTCGGTGCGGGCCGAGATCACGCGTGTGAAGCCGGGAAAGATCGTGGTTGTCGGGGGTACTGCGGCGGTGTCGAACGGTGTTCTGGCCGAGTTGAAGGAGCTTGCGCCGACGGTGAAACGGGTCGCGGGTGTCGACCGGTTTGACACGGCTCGGCAGGTTGTCGCGCAGGCGTTTTCCGGTTCGGTGTCATTGGCCTATGTTGCGACCGGGCTGAACTATCCCGATGCGTTGTCGGCGTCGGCTGCAGCGGGGGCTCGTGGTGTGCCGGTGCTTTTGGTCAACGGTGGTGCCGCCCGTGCTGACGCGGCGACGACAGCGCTGTTGACGAAGCTCAGAGCGACTCGGATCACTGTCGTCGGTGGGAAAGCGGCGGTTGCTGACGGTATCGTGTCGTCGTTGACGGGTGTTGGAACGGTCACTCGCATTTCAGGAACCGATCGGTTTGACACCTCGCAGAAGATCAACAAGGCTGCGTTCACGAGTGTGAAGAGCGCCTACTTCGCGACCGGGTTTCAGTTCCCTGACGCGCTTGCTGGTGCGGCGCTGGCGGGTGCCAAGGGAGCGCCGCTCTACGTGGTGCAGCCGGCGTGCGTGCCGGCCGGGATCCGCGGGGATCTAACGGCCTTTGCTCCGAAGACAATCACATTGATCGGCGGGCGTTCCGCACTCTCCGAGCGGGTCGCAAGGCTCACCCGCTGCTAGCATCACCCAGTATTGCACACCGGGGGTGAGCGGCTTTCCCGACGCTTACTGCCGGTGTCGGTGGGGCGTGGCTGTGTCGTGACGCGGGCGGACGTACACTGAAACAGACGCGACTGAATTCACTCGGGTTGCACAGATCTAGGTCTCGACATTCCGGCAGCGTCGTGAATGCGCCTTCCGATCCCCCCAGGAGACCATGTCTACTTTTGACCGCGCGGACTCGCTCGCGACATCCGGAAGCCTTGGCGAACCCCGGGTCGCCGCCGACCCGACGACGACCGCAACCGGATCGATGCCGGTTCTGTCGCTCAGCGCCGAGCCCGAGCCGGTGCTCGTCACTGTCGACCCACGCACGCGCCGTTTTGACCGTGACGATGTGGTCGTGCGCAAAGGCGAGATCGCCCTGGTGAACGGACACTACACACCGCACGAATCGATGGCGAAAGACCTCGTGGCTGTGCACGATGCCCTCGAGCAGGCTGGCATCGACTTTCTGTTGGTGCGCGGTGACCACAACCGGCTGGTAATCGCCGTCGACCGGTCGAAGCGCGCGACGATTTCCCGGGCTCTCTCCGCGGCCTTCGCCGAGGAGCCGTTTTATGCCAAGCCCGCTGACGGCACGCAGGCGCAGCCGTTGCTCATCGCCGACGGCGCCCTGGCGACCCTGCGTCGGTGTGCGGTCTTTCGGGTCTACCGCCCACGTATCGAACCGATCGGGCGGTTGCGTTACGGCGCAGAGACCGCTTTCCAACTGGAATTCTGGCGGTTCGACGACGACGAGATCATCGCGCCGGTCGAGAATGCGCTGATGCGCACTCGGCTGCTGCGCTCCGAGGCACGCGAGACCACCGTTGTGCTGTACAACCGGGAGTGGCGCACCCTGCGCAGCATGTTCGACGATCTCGCCAGTGACGTGAGCTTCGACATTGACATGGTCTTCTCCTGGGTTGACGGCTCGTCGGCCGATTTCCAACGTGAACGTGCACTGCGGATGGAATCTCACCAGGTGGGGGAGGGCGACGACTCCGATGCGCGCTTTCGTCAGATCGACGAGCTCAAGTACGCGCTCCGCAGCGTTTACCTCTTTGCGCCGTGGGTGCGTCGCATCTTCATCGCCACGGATTCACCCGCTCCGGTCTGGCTCGCGGATCACCCGCGGGTCACGATCATGCGCAGCGAAGAGTTCTTTGCCGACCCGAGCGTGCTGCCCACCCACAATTCGCACGCGGTCGAGAGCCAACTCCACAACATCCCTGGCATTGCCGAGCACTTCTTGTATTCCAATGACGACATGTTCTTTGGTCGCCCGGTGGGTCCGGAGATGTTCTTCTCGCCGGGCGGGATCACCAAGTTCATCGAGGCCCCCACGCGCATCGGGCTCGGCGAGAACGACCCGAGTCGAAGCGGGTTTGAGAATGCCGCCCGAGTGAACCGGGCGCTGCTGCTCGAACGCTTCGGGAAAGTCACCACGCGCCATCTTGAACACACTGCGGCGCCCCTGTGCAAGAGCGTCATGAACGAGTTGGAGCAGGAGTTCCCCGACGACTTCGCACGCACCGCCGCGAGCCGCTTCCGGTCGGCGACCGATATCTCGGTAACAAACTCGCTGTACCACTACTACGCACTGATGACCGGTCGGGCGGTGGCGCAAACGCAAGCGCGTTCGCTCTACATTGAAACCACGCTGAAGCGCGCTTTGCGGCAGATGGACAAGCTGCGCAAGCGCCGCGATCAAGACATGTTCTGCCTCAATGACGGCAGCTTTCCCGAGATCTCCGACGAGGTGCGACGCGAGGCTGTCACCGAGTTCCTCGAACTGTACTTTCCGTTCCCCGCACCGTGGGAGCGGCCGGCGGCGCCGAGCGAGGCCGACTACCCGCTGTAGACAGGAATCGGGGTGGTCAGCGGCGGAACCGGTGCCGGTGGCAGGGTCCCGGCGGGCAGGATCTCAATTCCGGATTCGGCCAACCGTCGGGCGCTTTCGTGCGCATCGATGAAATCAAGTTCCGGATGGCTGCCGAGCGGCACGACAGAATGCACGACGGTATCGGCATAGAGGTGCACCAGGTTGAACGCGCGGGCGGCATCCTGACCTCGGGTGCCGCCCGCGGGCACCGTCAGATCTTGCGTGTAACAGGTGGCCGACGCGACCGACACGGGGATTCCCGCAAACGTAGCGGCTGAGGAGTAGTGCAAATGACCGGCCAGGATGCTGCGCACATCGGTTCCGCGCAGCACCTCGGCCAGCGGGGCTTGATCGCGCAGCTCCACCGAAACCGCGAGGTCGAGCACGCTCGGCACCGGCGGATGGTGCATGGCCAGGATCGTTCCGTCGGGTGCCGGAACCCGCAGTTGTTCACGTAACCAGACCAGCTGGTCGGTCGTGATTTCGCCGTGGTGGTGGCCGGGCACCGTGGTGTCGAGAGTGATGATGCGCAGTCCGTCGATGAAGACGACGTCGTCGATCGGGTGCGTCGCGGGAAGTTCTCCGAGCAGCGAGGTACGAAAAACCGCCCGATCGTCGTGATTGCCCATCACCCAGATCACCCGGGCGCCCAGTCGCTCGGCCGCCGGCTCGACGATCTCGC from Leifsonia psychrotolerans encodes:
- a CDS encoding cell wall-binding repeat-containing protein, translating into MSSERPSRFRVFAGVALALALSLGFIVAPAPDAAMAASALTISGHVDTQVRGSAPAAIPVGVEFDVNLYAADASIRWDETPVRSVRVRGGESGNYSFAGLSRGTVYRVGVAAVVTNGIRYHDEFWPRKGSMKAAEVLYPPGGNAALSNLNFSMIARNSAANLTGRVTNQANVPLGIPIEVTLYDVQDTSLGDEAMGAIERVTTVNGSYGFDVPRDARYKLSFRDLSRAETALAWSVYPAPSREFIQAGGASAVDVGAVKLAPGVSISGTVNTRTAGGVAPIPAGVDFSVELYERYSTMGWYTGRIVAPEIANLGTAGTYRFVGLPAGQYTVGFTKAKTSSGNYDPQVWNNVSFIGDASAVYVSAGGRATGINASMVDNAPLPPVTGVTPTITGTLIDGQILTANVGTWQPANATITQRWQRDGTVISGATSTKYTLTAADVGSQISVDVTGSRVGYGTVTKVSAPTATIAAKLGTPTPTPTPTPTATPTPTATPTPTPTATPTPTPTATPTPTPTPTPTPTATPTPTATPTPTATPTPTATPTPTATPTPTPTPTPTPTPTPTPAPWSPVVTRISGEDRYATAVAISRAGFATSAPVVYIVTGTNYPDALGAAPAATKEGGPLLLTQPTELPASVRAEITRVKPGKIVVVGGTAAVSNGVLAELKELAPTVKRVAGVDRFDTARQVVAQAFSGSVSLAYVATGLNYPDALSASAAAGARGVPVLLVNGGAARADAATTALLTKLRATRITVVGGKAAVADGIVSSLTGVGTVTRISGTDRFDTSQKINKAAFTSVKSAYFATGFQFPDALAGAALAGAKGAPLYVVQPACVPAGIRGDLTAFAPKTITLIGGRSALSERVARLTRC
- a CDS encoding phosphodiesterase, with the translated sequence MSIRTAEYPRPDHFLLHLSDTHLLAGDRRLYDRVDSAAHLAQLFAEVEASGARPEALIITGDLADKGEPQAYDRLREIVEPAAERLGARVIWVMGNHDDRAVFRTSLLGELPATHPIDDVVFIDGLRIITLDTTVPGHHHGEITTDQLVWLREQLRVPAPDGTILAMHHPPVPSVLDLAVSVELRDQAPLAEVLRGTDVRSILAGHLHYSSAATFAGIPVSVASATCYTQDLTVPAGGTRGQDAARAFNLVHLYADTVVHSVVPLGSHPELDFIDAHESARRLAESGIEILPAGTLPPAPVPPLTTPIPVYSG
- a CDS encoding stealth family protein yields the protein MSTFDRADSLATSGSLGEPRVAADPTTTATGSMPVLSLSAEPEPVLVTVDPRTRRFDRDDVVVRKGEIALVNGHYTPHESMAKDLVAVHDALEQAGIDFLLVRGDHNRLVIAVDRSKRATISRALSAAFAEEPFYAKPADGTQAQPLLIADGALATLRRCAVFRVYRPRIEPIGRLRYGAETAFQLEFWRFDDDEIIAPVENALMRTRLLRSEARETTVVLYNREWRTLRSMFDDLASDVSFDIDMVFSWVDGSSADFQRERALRMESHQVGEGDDSDARFRQIDELKYALRSVYLFAPWVRRIFIATDSPAPVWLADHPRVTIMRSEEFFADPSVLPTHNSHAVESQLHNIPGIAEHFLYSNDDMFFGRPVGPEMFFSPGGITKFIEAPTRIGLGENDPSRSGFENAARVNRALLLERFGKVTTRHLEHTAAPLCKSVMNELEQEFPDDFARTAASRFRSATDISVTNSLYHYYALMTGRAVAQTQARSLYIETTLKRALRQMDKLRKRRDQDMFCLNDGSFPEISDEVRREAVTEFLELYFPFPAPWERPAAPSEADYPL